GTTTGGGGTCCAGTTTCGCATTTTTGAGTGCACTACTGACCACGCCAATGATGTCAAGGCCTTTCTTAGATGCTAGATATGCAGCGTGCTGGGATATGATTGAAAAAAATGTTAGAGGCAGTAATTTCAGGTGAACTCCTAAAAGTTCAGGAGTTTTAGAAACTTACTTGGATACCAATGAGAATACCCGTCGTTGATGCATTCTTCTTAGCAAGCTCCAAGAACTCTGGCAGTGTTAGAAACTTTCCAGCATTCTTTGATTTGGGGTTTCGTAACAATCCACCAGACTGAAACGGGTTTTGAATCAACGCTACAACCAAGTGAAAATAAGTAATAGAAAACAAGTTTGCATTTGATTCTTTGACAGTCCAATAGAAAACTACTTACGCTTAACAGATTTAATCTCTGTCCATGTGACATCAAATGTGAAAACGCCACTCTTTGGTTGGATTTCTGGTATGGTAGTAGATCGGTCCATAAAAGCCATTGCTGCATTAGTTTTTCCCAGTAGATCAGCCGAGTCTAGGCAAAACGCAACACCATCTTTGGTCATCTGAACATTGCAATCGATTATGTCTGCCCCGTCATTTATAGCTTTCTTATATGCAAAATCGGTGCAACCAGGATAATCAACACTCGCCCCATTGTGAGATATTACCAAAGCAGTTTCAATCTTTCGGCTCGGATTTGGACTTTGAGCTATGCACGCTGTGATCATGGAGAGTTATGAGTTTGTATAACCAGACCAACAAAACCTTGGTTACATCTTACAAGACACTAGACGTGACAGTTTCAACTCATTTATTTATGAAACATGTACAAGTTgaacgggtcaaaatgggtccAAACTTTTTCTGACTATATTTATAGTGTACAAAGCAGCTCTTCTTACTTAAACAGTTAAACACCGTTGAAATAACTTAACTTTGTTAATCATATCCGGTATGCTAGTTATCTGTataaaacttaaacaaaaaagtGTTTCAGGTTTTCTTGGCCCGACCCGTGTTAAAGTTTGGGAGAATTGCACATATACCCCATTCAAACttgtaaaaatgtatatatgcccaaaatacaagtttttagtACATAATGTATAAAGATTTTAACCAAGTTGACCCGTTGCTCAACCCATCCATTTTACCAGCTTTATTTCTTACCTATGGCCTTGGAAGCAGATCCTGGGAATTCTGTAACGACCCCATCAACAGAAAATTGTGAATTATCGATGAACTGCAAGTACTCAGTTGTGGGATCATAACTGTAATTGTAACTTGAAAATACATCAGATGCAAAACCGGAAGCAAACACTGTAAGGCCTTCTCTATGAGCATCAGCTACTAAGGTGGTTGCTGGCTGCAGATATCCATCTTTACCTACAGGCCATATATAGTTTTTCTGGACTAGTATTCCTGAGGCAAATGTCTTGATCATCGCAAGCTTCTTTACAAGCGCACCATATGTTTCTTTATAAGTGGGCTCTACCTCATCAACAGCCAAGAATCGAAAGATAAGTTTGGTCTTCATCCTATCAAAGGTCTTACTTGTACCTACCGATTTTAAGAAACCGATCTCCGGTGACGATATGTAATCAGCCACAAAGTATTCTTTGGAATCATCAATGTATTGTATTACATTTAACTGATTTGAGCTCCAGAATGCATTGTTCTGCAGTACAACAAGTACATGAAAACACActattttgtgttttgtttttatagtaTGTCATTGACGTGGGACCCATGTAAATTTATGGGTCCCACGTAACTCACCTGAACATTCAACCATAGTGAGCCCTTTGGCTCCATTCCGAAAACACTGTCTGGTGATAGAAGAGGGAAGACAGAATCGAAAGCATTCGCTCTTGAATAAATATTCTGCACCACTGTTCCAAAACATAAGCACGGAACAAATATCTAAAACTCGTATGTCTTTAGACAACAAGTAGACCATGTATGAAACAATGAAAATGATTAGTGAGGGTTAAGAAAGACACTTACAATGTACATTCTTCATTAGCTCGTCCATAGGGAAATCCATAGGGAACCATCCATCAATATCCCGCCCATTAATGTTGTGCCTTCGTTGTTGCTTTGGGAGCTTGGTTGCTGCATCCGTGCAATTATCAAGCTTTATGTCCGCAAGACAAATTCCCAGATTATCTTTTGTTAGTTGCAAGTTACAATACTTGATAGTACCAGGCACACCCAATGCCAAAGCCGCAGTATAGCCCACCCCAGATGAATCTGGGAATAACCCTGGGAACCCGCCTTGGGCTATCACCAACGGCTCCCCACCTAAACATAAGCGAAAAACAACATTTCTGATAGAATAAAATGAGATTATAACAACATTACTAGAGCTTGGAAGAAATGAATATGTTACCATTTAAAGTTAGCCATTTCTTTCCTGGGCCTGGCCCGGGAGCAGGGATTGCTTGTAACCGGGCTCGTCTTGGAAGTTTGTTATTGCCTGGATGTACATGCTTGGCAAGAGATGAATGGATTAACAGGAAACCAAAGAGTAACTGCCTGATCATATCTTGCGTCATATATCCAAAAACGTTATTTTATGGGACTTGTCTCATCCCGTTCATCAAATTCACGGGAACGAGATGGAAATGACTAGAATTTTGATCACCCGATAACATAAATCATCAAGTCTGCTTATAATTCGCAGGAATGAAAAGTTAAATTCTATGAAATGTTGCACAAAAcgattttcaaaatgttttcaaGACATGTGAAAAgtttttaggattttttttttcatggttCGAATATAACAAACTGCAAAACGAAATTACAAAAAGTTATATGAGATAGCAAATATTTGATTCAAAACATGAATTCCCATATGGAGTTTCAGAAAATAAGAAACTCTGAGGGAAtgtggaaggaaaaaaaaaaaccaagaaatgAAATGGACATAGAGAAAATGGAGATGGAGGTCATGGCTAATTAATTGTACCCACAAATTAAACGTATTTATAGGTAATTGATATGACCTTAACATTCTCACATTGAAATAATTTTGACTAATTTGTAGCTCAAGTTCAAATTATATGTtaaattatcaaatattcaGTACTACACATACTTCAGAAAGCCAGTTGCTAATGAAAATATCCAACGCATTTTGAAACCTGTTGTGTACACATCTAATTGCTTCTTATAAGCCTCCAAGAAGTAATTCAATCAAGTGATCAAGAATATCTTTGTACACATGTTGGTATTCAAAAAATAATAGAATTTGAGACGAGTGAATGacaattatcatcatcaaagcatctaaaaaaacacacaattaTACACTAAATGGTTTAAGTTTCCAAACCCTTTAAACAGCAATAACCAAAACATATGTACATACTCAGTTTATCACTTATTGTGCAGGACAAATGCAGCATCCTGCATTCCTGACTAACTACAACGTCAACTCAAAGCAGCTGGTGCCTGACCAAAACATATGTACATTCAGTACTACATGACCTCTCTTTACCATATTCATCATCGCAGACTGACTTTACTCGTCAACCGTCTTGATGCATTAAAGATTTGAACCAGCTCCTCCCTACAAAACTCTCAGCTGTCTTCATTAATAAGTCGAGCAGCAAAACCCACAATAACCCTCTCTAAATTTTTCTgtccatgaaaaaaaaaaaccaccacACTTCATCAAAGGTATACCCAAAACCATCAAATAGAGAAAAACAGTCACTTCTTTATATCAATATTACCCAAATTGCATAATAACAcaacatcaaaatcattttacaTAAGCCACAGTACTAATTCAGAGAATCTTAATATACAAGTACCATTTTTTACTAAAGAATCTGCTGCAGCCATATCCAAATTCCTGCATATATAAGAAAATCATACATCTTTACTTACAATTAAAGTTCCAAAATCCATCACAATATCACCTACCGAAAATGTATATGGtaaaagtaactcccaatgccgtcttcgacagtgtatgggggaggttgagacGTAGaaaaccttacccctaccaaaggtagagatatatatgaaacaaaatCAAAGTCATATCTCTGCttatatactaaaaacaaaaagtcaaaaaccatAAAGAAAACCTCAATGTCACAAGTCAGAGATATATAATGATCTAAATCAAGGATAATTGAAcagtttcaaaaaattaaagcTGAGGCTCAGATTTGTATAAAGAGATCAAGCTAAAGAGGAGATAACCGCCATGGTTGCAAATATAACACGGCTGCATCCCAAAGGTTTCGAATCAACGTTTTCGTTGAATTCTAACCTGGACACctccaaaatatataaaaattgccCCGCCAAGATACGGATAATCTCTCAAAATTTGCTCAATCTAAAACTCAGACAACAACAAAAGGGACcatcatcattcatcatcaCTGCCTCATAATGCATAATATCATAACCACCACAGGAACGATTATCGTAAAATATgtgcaaaccacagggaccatcaGTGTAATTTACTATAATAACTTGACCATTCGTAAAAAAGGTGAATGGTTACAAATGGTCTAAAAAGAGTAGtagcagcaacaacaacaacaaaagatGATTCTTATTGTTATTGCAGTAggttagttttatggattttgaatgcatcaaaatgatgtttttaagtgttcaccGTGTTCTCATtcagtgttctcattttaagggtGTCCTCATTTGATTGGCCccctatatatagagagagagacaAACACAGAGGAAAGGGCTGTTTTTTGTAGAGGGTAAATAGAAAAAATCATAAGCAGTAAAAAGGGGGGTAACAGCCCTTTGGAAACATCCATTCCCCTATTGCTTGCTGcttcatttttctctcttatTGTTGTCTGAGTTTCTACAAACCCTAACCCTAGTCTGGCAATGAGACTTTATATACATGAGTAAGTGCCTAGGCTGgggtattttattttattttttaatatttttctttttgagagCACTACCAAACACGGAAGGGTTTTCTTTTTTCCGAATATTCATTCATGAACCGTAAATAATTAGATGTTGGTTATGAGCGGTTAcgaatattcaaaagaaaacatcaaAATTTGTCATCTCTATAGATCAAACTCAAGATCTTAGATAAAACCAATAGTGCCTCTATAACGGTTACTCAACTAAACCGAAAGCCTTATcacttaaatatatgtatgaaaaaCTCATCCGGACCTAGTAGAAAGTATAACTTAcaagaaaatattaaattaaacataaatgtTGTAGTTAACGGCATTAAATATTATGCCTTCCATATCAAATGTTTacgttttaaattttatgatagaTTTACAATTAATTTATGCAATTTAACTAAAAGCCTTAGGAATGTAtctaacaaaaccctaatatAAATACACAATGACATCTAGTAAAAATTTCATGTGATAAGTTGGTATTGGTATGGTGAGTGGGTTGGAGGGTATACACATTGGCCAGGTCActtaatcaaatcaatcaaaataatttataacaatatcatttttttttacacataggcaattaaaaatatttaagataaCTTATACAATAACTTGTAAGAAGTGTAGCTAGGTTTTCTAAAGAAAATTTGGATGTACTCATTCATGTTCTAACTTATTAGTGTtgtattttgaaaagaaaagtttttctttttggagATTATATTTTAATCTAATTAAAATGAAAGtcaaaaatacattttaaagTGGGTAAATTcgttatgagttttttttttattcgggTTTGTCAAACTCATGTTTATCATAATGGGTTTAAAACGCGGGTCGGACAAATTTGTGAAGATACAAAGCCGGGTTTTAAATGGGCCAAACTGAAGACCCGTGTTTGTCAAACCCAATTACACcatttttagattatttttttattttacttttgatACCATcgatttgaagaagaaaaaagaaagaccCAGAAAAAATCACCagttaagaaaaaagaaaaattaaaaatcatgcTAATAGCTAGAAAACCTCGACTTTAATTAGGCAAATGCAAGAAAGAACGTGCCAAATATGTCGCACAGATGGGCCTGCTGTTGGCTGAAATTGAACTTCCAGATATGTTTTCAAATGACATCTTAAGCATTATGGATTATTTGACTTTTTAAAGTTAACTATTTATCTATTCTTTTCTGTAAACAAAACCAAAAGCATTGCATTGTAAGGAAAGAACCAAATGTCATTACAATTGATAGAAAGAGGGGTAGCCTACCTGTGAAACATTAAAACCTGTAAAGATGAAATTACAAAACCCATGATCTTGCTAAGAACTTTGAGTCAAAATTGAACATAGAAATATGAAAGAACCAAACCCGTGAACTTGCTATGAACTATGCTACAGTTGCTTTTTGGGTAATGGGATTTTTTTAATATCCCGGTGAGTATATATGCTACAGTTGCTACAATGACTTAAAATGGATCTTGCTTGAAACTTGATTTTGGTATTTGAAGCTTGATCTCTCCAATGAAAATTTGGAGCATAGTCTTGAACAAGTGATCTCGAGTCCTTAAGGCCTGCAAGAGACTTGAACACGTGAATGTTTAGTTGCAATTATCTTCAATTCTAGTGTATGAACAAAATTTTTTACTTTACGTGTTAGTTGAAGATATTCAAATGGAGAAATTGTATAGCATGCAAATATGTATACCTGGCCGTTCTGCAAGAACCTTTTATTCAAGATTAAAAATAGTTGATTGTAAAAAGTAGTTATCTTAACGCAGCTAATGATTTGATTAAAACGATATAGGTAGCACGTTAACAATGAGGAAAACTAAATATAAGAAAACATGATCTCTCAAAATTGCCCTTGTATTGATTCTCGATACATAATGTTACTGTAAATCATATTCTAACATAACTGTTAGcaataaaagaaaacatgtaATCAtggaaagcaaaaaaaaaaaagctcatAAGCAAGTAGGCAGACTGCCGGCAACCACTACTGAATGAACAACTCAAACTTGGATAAAGATATCTCCCTCTCGGAAATAAGGTATATAGTATATCCCcttattttaatgaataaaagttAAGAGCACTAACTATTCAGTATAGTTACTATGTTATCATTCTACATTCTTAAACAGCAATAACAAAAGATCAAAAAATTATAGAAAAGCAGAACAAACTGAAACTGAACAGCAAGGCAAAGTAGAAACAGAGCCTGACCATGCAACAATTGTGCTATGCATAACCAAACCATATAAGTCAAAGTCAATTGGGTCAAAAATAAAGAGGCCTACAATTGGGCCAAGATATTACTGTATTAAGGGTAAGTGATGTGTCTTTCGGTTGAGCAAATGATCACTTAAACAAGCACAATTTTACAACCATTAATACACATTCTTTTAATAGACTTAACCAAActtttgtaaaataataaaaagttcaTAAGCATTGTTTTGCATCAAAGAGAAAATTCTATATTTACAGCTCGCAAAAACATAGATGCATTCTCAAAGACACAAAACCATCGCTCGAGCAGTGGCATGACCATCCTTCCTATGATGACCTTCCcaatgttgaaatttttctctATTAAAGTAACATTAATATCCGATACTTGAACTAAACCATCTTCTTTGACACTTAAACTTCCATATACTAACACAATTCTAAGTGATCTGTTTGTTCTATAAACATTTTCACAAATTAGAAACAAGATCATCCATATATTAGCAAGAGTTGATAGGTAGTGAGGCTTTGTTGTAACAAACTTCCTATCATATTTGTGTCGGTTCTCCTAAAAGTAGTTGTTCAGTAACTTGTATATATTTAAGCATATTTGACAAGTGTATTTAGCTGATTCCTACAAAGTCAAAATATATAGGAAACAGCCTATTCTGTGCAAAAATAATAAAGGATTCTCAGCACAATAACAGTTTCAGGAAAAAGTAGCCATCTACACAATGGAAAACTGTAAACGgacaaatgacattcaaatcgTTGAGTTGGGGATAcgaaatttaaaacaaaaggaCTTTCTAAATACGAGGCTCCACAGAAGAGGAAGAAGGCGCCAGCTGCACCAATGTTAAGTATTCAGAGCAACAACATAATTAAGGACTTGATACAACAAACGACTCGTATAAACTTTCACTAATTTTACACTAAAAACAGCATTTTAGAAAATcctaaagataaataaaaatgagGCTCaggtattttattaataaataagaaaagatgAAAGCAAAAAAAGAGGATAAAACCGCCATGGCTGCAAAAACAAATCAGAATTCGCCCCGCCAAGTTACGGATAGTCTCTCCAACTTTGCTTGAATCAATTCATATACTCAGACAACAACTTATTCATCACTGcctcatataatatatatttgccTTTTcctatttcttcttcttcttcttcttgttataatttcatttcaagtttcaactttcaactaaaccggtttttaaaacattgctttccAATATATTCAACAGATGGACTATATGTCATAtctcatagatatatatatacgtacacACAGAGAAAAAGGGTTGTTATTTGTTGAGGGTAAATAGAATGAGAAAATCATAAGCGCGCAGTATAAAAGAGCCCTTTGGAAACATCTCTACCCTCTTTTACCCTTTGCTTCATTAATTATTTGTCTGAGTTTGTTTTTTCtattaaaccctaaaccctaaactgTTGATGAGATTCAGTTTATATACAACAATTGGTTGGGCCCCGGGCTTAAAATGGACTTTCCACTCTCTTCGACCTTCGTACATCATTAGCTAACttcaataatataaaaaatactcTATGTAAATAAAATGGTCAACCTGTTTTCTTCTATTCTTCAACCGGTTCATTTTATAAACGAACTTACAAGTATTCTAAAAAACTTTGGATATTCACGTTGTTATATCTGCATCTCATTAGTCTAAGTATAATGGatattaatgtatttaacttATCATTTTGTGATAACAAAAAAGAAGTTGTGTAACCTTTATTTCACAAACTGTTTAATTCTTAACATGACATATGAAATTGTGTTAGTTGAAAATGGCCTACGGCTTTCCTcgcaaaaacaaacaaacttgTTTACTCTCACATGATAGTGATCATAGACTTGTTTATTCTCACGTGATAAATCGTTAGACCATGTCAGCAAATGAATCTCTCGGATGTCAAGTTATATATGTGCCCTAGTTATTATGTTTGATGATGACATACATTATAATTAAGTTCAATTAGTTCACCAATCGTCTAATATTGGAGTAACATCCCTTGCCTAAAGCACATGTGATGAAAAAAGGATTTGACAGACtatgatatacatatagatactTGAACAACTAAAAAGGACGGCTAAATATTACTTAATattaatgaagaacaaaaaacCAAGTTTAATTACATTACCATAAAAGAAAGATTTGAACAAACTCATACATATCGAATACTGAAAAGGATGGAATAGTGACAACGGTAAGTAAGAGTGAATAACAGATTGATATGACAGTGAGAATGTTGAGATCCCAACGTCCTAGATTGTATCGATATATAGACAGAGACAAACTGCCAAAATTGCTGAAATGATCCTTCATCTTTGGTTTTTTACATCTTCATCCACAAGCTTCTCTTGTTTCCTTTTATCCAGAAATAGTCCCTTACTTTTGATACCTACACACAAACCAGTTTAAGTTAGAAATGCATTAAGAAATTAAGTTGATATTTTAACAACATGTATACCATCGATTTCGATTTCAATTCCAACTCTTTCAATAGCTTCAATATAGCACATGAAGATCAGAAGAAGTTGCGTAATTAAAAATTGTGAATCTctgtcttttttttctttttttttttttgttttcctgaAATACAATTTAAATCACTCACAGCACCACCTTGTGCGATTAGTGACAACCACCTTGTgcttaaattttgttattattttatatttgtgcGATTATCCTCAAATACCTTTttgaatgaaagaaaaaacagATAATTAAGAAAACCTCTGTTCGCATATATTTTACAAAACTCGAACTCGTGATGTATACACAAAGAGCTATATCCCACTTCATGATAAGCATAACAAACTTTGGGTTTCATGCCTTATATA
The sequence above is drawn from the Erigeron canadensis isolate Cc75 chromosome 4, C_canadensis_v1, whole genome shotgun sequence genome and encodes:
- the LOC122598104 gene encoding glycerophosphodiester phosphodiesterase GDPDL7-like, with translation MTQDMIRQLLFGFLLIHSSLAKHVHPGNNKLPRRARLQAIPAPGPGPGKKWLTLNGGEPLVIAQGGFPGLFPDSSGVGYTAALALGVPGTIKYCNLQLTKDNLGICLADIKLDNCTDAATKLPKQQRRHNINGRDIDGWFPMDFPMDELMKNVHLVQNIYSRANAFDSVFPLLSPDSVFGMEPKGSLWLNVQNNAFWSSNQLNVIQYIDDSKEYFVADYISSPEIGFLKSVGTSKTFDRMKTKLIFRFLAVDEVEPTYKETYGALVKKLAMIKTFASGILVQKNYIWPVGKDGYLQPATTLVADAHREGLTVFASGFASDVFSSYNYSYDPTTEYLQFIDNSQFSVDGVVTEFPGSASKAIACIAQSPNPSRKIETALVISHNGASVDYPGCTDFAYKKAINDGADIIDCNVQMTKDGVAFCLDSADLLGKTNAAMAFMDRSTTIPEIQPKSGVFTFDVTWTEIKSVKPLIQNPFQSGGLLRNPKSKNAGKFLTLPEFLELAKKNASTTGILIGIQHAAYLASKKGLDIIGVVSSALKNAKLDPKQQVLIQSDDTSVLAKFKASAPSYRRVLLFHKPISEAPKAVTDDIKKYADAVNVVKKSIVQESKIFFTTTSTKVVEEMHAANISVYVSGFSTETLSMMLDYYSDPYTELATFMTEGVDGVITDNPKTASTNMRNPCADPNSTAPFIFQPVKPGDYLTQVDPKVVPPAAAPIPPLQVTDVVDPPLPPVNDEARKHESSSSGQSITAVDMIAMVLLMIGLISIIGC